The Pseudopipra pipra isolate bDixPip1 chromosome 4, bDixPip1.hap1, whole genome shotgun sequence DNA segment ATGTAAAAACTTCCTGTTATATGATGCTTTTTATTCTCAAGACACTCTTGGAACTTCCATAGACCAATATCATGTTGAATACTagaggaaaagttaaaaaaagtgTGATTAGCTAAAGCTCTCTTAGTTAACATTaaagtagcaaaaaaaaaacaaaacaaacttatACCTGaagcaaaatggtttggaatgTAATAACTGGtttccagacaaaaaaaaagcatgaaaagttTCAGACCAGATTAACAATTTACAATATATGTAAAAGGCAATAGAATTTTTACCTTAACCTTTATATTTTAAGGTGACAAGTACTGCCTTGAATTACTAATCAAAACATTACCTTTCTCATCCTGACCTCCTTGTAGACTCTTCAGTCTTTTAATGGTCTGATTTGTAAGATGAGTTACAGTTACCAATGCTTCTCTAAATTACAATTTTATGCTCACAGGCTGGAGGAACTGGCAGTGATTTGTGCCAATTATGGCATTCCCCATATTGTTAACAATGCATATGGAGTTCAGTCATCAAAATGTATGCATCTTATCCAGCAGGTAGGAGCTGTGTATTTCCAATAATATTTTTTAGCAAGTAAAGTAAATCTCTGATTGTAGACAACCTAGCAGATTTTATCAGATGCCTCATGCTGTTGAGAGTAATCCCATGCATGTCTGATATTTGAAcaattttctgagaaaaaaaacagagggaaatagaactttaaaataatattttttctattatgTGCTTTTTGTATAATAACCCTACATTTAGTTAGGTTTTGTGTATGTTCATGTGTCTTTCATAATGGAAAAAATGTCCTTAATAagctttcttaaaatattttgtaagcTTGTTGACTAAAAGTGAAATACATACTTGAATAGGGATTAAGCCTTCAACAGAATGTGAGTTACAGATTTTCAATGGAAGGTACAGGATGCTACTTTATAGATGTTGAAATATTGTTGGCATGGAGAATGGCTGAGGAAACTGGTTTGAGTTCAATGTTATGTTCAAAAAGGTTTAATTTCTGATGCTGTTTAGTTTGAAGAGGATGTTGCTTAATATCTTAGATCAGTCATGAAGCAGAATTCTTGCATTTTTGCTAATTGTATTGTACGTGTGGTGTTCTTCaatatttctcctttctctctgcctATTCAAAAAATAGGGGATTATATTTTAACAGGATCCAGGGAATCTTGAactattattaatttaaaatatgctgGTAATCTTTTTTCTGATTGCTAAGACATTATTAACAGGGCACAGACATGATTGTAACAGGAACGTCATGTTGGCATTTATAAATtttgaaagagagagaatttaACAAAACTTGAAGTGTTTTGTGAAATAGAAAAAGGTATGCGCTTTATTTGTAGTGTACTTGGTACGTTTATTTAATTTGCAGAAGTTTAGTGAGAAACTAACATGAAGGGGGCTGTGGAAATGCTGGGGTTTGCTGCATGAAGTGTATCTAATGATAAATGTTTCAGACTATAAAGCTACAAATAGAAGTTTTACTGTtggtttctgcatttttttctagaCTTCATAAGTTGTTTGTTTATTCCTTGCTTATGCAAATGTATAcatttgagctctgatttgttttacatttatttacaaaaatttaTTTAGTGCGCTAGAAAATGTGCTGTTTATGAGGAAGTAGTTACTAATGAATACTTAGGAATATGTACATGCTGAGCACAGTTGTGAATAGAACTTGCAGGAGTATCACAGGGGAAAAGCTTTTGAGACCATTTCATTTGCCATGCTTTTCCTGTGGTGGTCTCCTGTCAATTAAATCAAACAGTAGCTTCTGGCATTCATCTTCCCATCAAAAAGCTGACGAACTTGGAGTGCTTCTTCCTATCTCACATGCATTAAGCTATCAAAACATAGAAATAATAAATGTGGTTTAGTTGGATCTgcttttttcagtctgtttgcCATAGGTATTAACTCTGTTCTTTCTTGCATTCAGTTTGTAGCACTTTAAATTGTATGTGTTTGCATGTGCTTTAGTATTTATGGGGTTTAATATAGTTTTCAGATTCTTTTATGCTGCATAGTTTTTAATTGTACAGTTCCCTGTTGCATATTACTCGAACTGAAGGTATACTGCAGAATATAGactttttcctttaagaaaatCTGAGTGGTTAGGTATAAGGAtgcttttttctctgaagtggGGGGATATCTGCTGTAAGAAGTTATAGGGATCAGGATTTTGCAAGTAGCCTTAGAAGTGCTGTAACAGCtcatttgttttaatgcaaACTTATTCGTGTATAGAGAGAAATCTTTGCTAATGAAGCATTAACTTGTAGTCCTTTACTGTGAGAATCTGTGAAAAGTCTTTTGAGTTGAACAGTTTTAACTGTAAAATTCCCATTAAATTTCAAGGGGTTACTTTTTGGTTGTTGAAAATGAGCTCCACTTAGACTTGCGAGAActaaaatcagtattttaaatCACAGAAGAATGGGGATTTGTAAGGTACTGCGTCGAGCAGACAACGGTACTACTAGTGAGCAGTGCTAAGAAAAGGTAATgttatgttttttattttttttcataaatgcaGGATCTGAGAAAGTTTCAGGGTTTGTTACATTCTTGTGTAATTATGATTCTATCacgtttcctttttttctaatatatgctgtggatttgtttgtttgtttgtttttgacaAAGGGTGCTCGAGTGGGCAGAATAGATGCTTTTGTTCAGAGCTTGGACAAAAATTTTATGGTTCCAGTAGGTGGTGCTATCATTGCTGGCTTCAACGAGTCCTTCATTCAGGAGATCAGCAAAATGTATCCAGGTAACTAGTTCATGGTCTGATTTCAGCCATATGAAATAACTGTAGAAAACTTGATTATCAGCTTTCTTTcacataaaatttatttttgccaCTTTAATCTGcatattgggttttttttcaggaagagcATCTGCGTCTCCTTCCTTAGATGTCCTCATTACACTTCTGTCTTTGGGTACCAGTGGCTACAAAAAGTtactgaaagagagaaaggtaAGCTTTTTGGCAAGCAGCATTTTCTTGAAGTCAGCTCTTAACAAAGTCTTGTTGCAAAACTGCTTTGTTTAGTAAATCCAGTTTCTGTCTAGAAAGCCATTGAACTTACTCTGAGCTCACAGCTGTGAATCTGGAAAGGCAGTATGATATAATTACTTCTTGGCTAAATGGTACTTATGAGTAAGCATGATTTCCATGTTGTTGTTTGTTCAAACCAGATAGCTAAACTGAGGTCCTGTACTATCTTGTAGAGTATTCATATTTGTTGTTCCTATGTGTAACTTAGGAACACAAAAGCTTAATCTGGGAAGTACTGTACTGTGTTATCATGGTCACAGTGCTTCCAGGACGTGAGATTGGACACTCAGAGTAACCCAGGGTCTgtgctcttccttttttgtcCCTATCGTGCCTTTGTGCTATGATAGTGTTTATTTAAATGATTGTGTACCATATTCTCTGGAGAATCACAACTTCTAGTTAGGTTATAAATACTGTGCATTGCcacaaaaagagaagaataCTGTCACTTAAGGTATTCATCTAGATACAGAGCTAGGtttcttctctgcctttcagATTATGTGTTTTAAGTTGGATATAATTGCATTGCACAAAATTTCAATGAGTGTTGGGTTGGAATCTGTACATCTTGAGTTATCCTTAATTCTGGAAATAATAGAGGCCTGATTTTGCTCTCTGTGTAGTAACACAGAGGATTCTTTTTGTGGAGGCTTTAGATAAGGAAATGCTGTGAATTAAGTACTATTAAGTTAATAGTTTTAAACAATGCATTAtctgtttcattattttatttataaactaCATTCCAGTTGTTTCTTGCTGACAGCTTGCTGCCGTCTCTGATTACGTGGCAGAGCAATAGTGCTGGATGCTGTGACTTATTTCTAGCTGCTTGTAGAGGCATCCAGAAATTCTGTACTGGAATTGAGCTACCATAGGAATAGTTAGACTgtggaaaaccaaaccaacttAGTTGCCTTACAGTGACTAAGAAAAATACATGCAACTAAAGCAAAAACGTGGCTTGTGGAACACTGAAATTGGTTGCCACTTTTGCCACTGTTGCAATACGGTTTCTAACATTTTATTCTGGATTGTTGTATGTATTGCCACGTATGGTTTGTGTCTTCATTAAAAGCAAATtgtgtttttccctctttaCTCTCATATCCAAAGGAATCTCAAGTGAGTTTACTGTGTGTTCCAGAAAGCTGATTTTGATGTTAGATGTTACAACAGTAGCAGATGTATAAAGAGCAGTATAAATATTGTCCAAATCGTAAATAATAATTCTTTCATAAATAACATATCTTAACAAATAGCTGTATATTTTGAGTCATGTCACTTTCTTGGAAGTAGAATTCTAAAGTAAATGAAGGATTATATTTTTACAACTTCACGTCTTTCAATTTCAAATGTGAGTATACTCTGTAAAGAGAGCCTTATATATGGcataaatatgtttcttttattgGATTTGCTGtagaaatggaaacatttttgcTTAAATCTGTTTGTTCCTGAATTGTAAAAATGTAATAGTGATAGTTTATTGCCTGTGCTCTGAGGAAGCAAAGGCAGAACTATTAGGCTTCCAGCAGGAGCTATTTATAGCTTGACATTGAGTACTCGTTTTTATATTGGTGCAGCTGCACCTACTCACGCAAAAATTCAACTATAAAAAacttcaggtatttttttttcttcttgcctgATCCTTATTCGCATGGGTATTACTTCAGGTTATTTGATCTTAGGCCAGAAAGACCAGAATAttactgaaaagagaaaaatcttacACAACCAAGGAAAGAAATAGTCTGCCCAGTTTTTCTTTTATACGGGTGAACTGTTAAATATAGGCAGGGGAATATAGGCAAGTACAGGGAGTGGAATTTTTCTGACAAGCTGGCAGTTGGGGAGTGTGCAGTTGTCCAGGAGTATGGGATTATTATGATATGAACGAATAAAATGGCACAATGGATCTGAGGACAGGAGAGAAAGGGAGTAACACAAACATGCTGCCCAAGTAGCTGAATGAAGGTGGCTATATATGAAATTTAATAAGGAATGTTTTCAACAGTTGTATCTATTCCAGAGAAAGGATGGAAGACCACCAACAGTAATGTTTTCTCACTTGTTCTGAATTTTCAGTATTCGTTTTTATGTGTTTGTGGTGTTTACAACAGTGGTTTTCTGATCTCAGTAGGCAATTCCAGGTCCTTTTGCAATGCAGATGATAGGTGGTCCATAGTCAAATTTGTTAAtatctttgcttttaaataactCATAACATCTCTGTCAAGGTTAAGTTTTTGTAGCGACTTCCTTGATGCCTCAGTAGAGGTCCCATAAATGTCCCATATCATGCATTTCCAGATCATAAAAGTTGCTATTTTCATGTATGTGTGTCTAAACTAGGCCACGTTTAGTAAATATATTTGTTACACTCTGTAATAGCCTAAACAGCAGACTTAGTTGTCACCTCAGTTTTTATGGAGAGCGAGGACCCTACATTCAGGGTTTGCATTCAGGACCCTACAGACCAAATTTAATAACTGGTCCTTTTAATCCATTTAACTAATTTTTATATTGGTATTATCAGAGCGATGATggcttcattttgttttcagcagttATGGATTTCCTCATTAAACTTTCCTTAATCTAACAATGAAGATAATTCtcattttcttaaatatatttctgttaGTTGGGATGTGATGGAGCTTTTTATATTGCTATCCATCTGTCTGTATATTTTCTGAGAGTGCAACTGGagttatttttatgttcttaTTGAGCATgtatctaaaatatttaaaatcacaTGGAGTGGGAGgaaattgtttggtttttacaATTCAGTAAAATACTGGGCTTATGTTTCATGAGTTGTCATTGATGTAATTGTTCTgattgaaataaattatttgtacAGTTCAGTGTGAGTTTATATTGCTGTCCTATTTACGatggaagaagaggaaagcCATTTAATGATggatattaaaaatgtaaaaaaatcagatattcTTAAAGTAAAATAGACATTTGttactccttttttcttttttttttgttttgttctggtttttttgttttttgttttttgtctaGTTTGCTTACTACACTATATTTTGTTAAACGTGGGAATGTTGCAGGATTTTCCCCATGTGAAACATGTGGAACCATATTCAAACTTTTGAGTAGCTGGAGACAAAATAGTTTTAAGAAAATTGTGTTAAATGGTGTTGCGTAGTTAGACAAGTGCCAAGCATGATTGGAAATTTCAAAGAGGCTTACATGGTTACAGCATGTATTCGAGACATATGGATCACAAGGAGCCTGAACTCAAGGTCTCACAAGTGCTGAAAAGGAAATGTGTTGATTGATGTTGTTAAGAAACgcctttaaaaaatgtgaatgtCAGCATTAGCATTACCATATCAGATTGGTGAGACTTAGTGGGTTCTTTCTGTTTAATGACATATGTTAGGTACATATAATATGAAGGTTTAAAGGTtctgtaattaatttcttattttttttaactttctagTATAAATTCAGAACACAATCCTCGCAAGGCAGGAGGATCTATCTAGGAGGGCATGTGGTATATACAGGTGTCACACACGTACACATACAGCTTCTATCATGTGTTTGCCTGCATTTCAAGAGAGTAATCTTTCTTGATCCCGATCCTCAGCGCTGCAGCTTCTCTTTGGCTGCAGGAAGTGGTCTGATCAGATCACAGCTCAGATGCAGCTGGTCAGTCTggcacagagcagaagagcGGCTGTGATGGTTGCATGATAAACAGCAGGGGCTGCTGCGAAGTAAGATGGGACCAGATGGGTCTCAGGTACAGCATAGGAGAGTTGGCATCTGTGTCTACTATGGAGAGGTTGTAAAATTACTCTTGTGCAGTGTCGTCTTTAGTGCCATAAGCAGCTATATGGCTGCTCTCTGAGGGTGGCTCATCTTTTCAGATGAGAGTTAAACAGGGAGGAAGGCAGAGTGTTACAACCTCACCCTGTAAGCAAGCTTGGTGGTTAGAGCCAGCTAGGTTTCAACCATCCACAAAAACTTTTCTGACCTTCATCAGTTGCCTCTTTGTCACCTGGTATGGGACTGACAGTATATTTAGTAGCCccctcttcttttcctctggagTTACTGGCTTTTTCTTTACTTGTTTCCCTTTAGTAATTTTCATTTGGAAGAATTGTGCCTATTACAGTGGAGCATCAAATGAAGAATCACCCATACTAGTGTAGCTTctattaaaactaattttataaTGTAAATATGGTATGATTCAAATGATTGTTGTACTGATTGTTACAACACTTCTTGAAAATATGTTTGTATATGTGTGTGGAATTAGGCTGTTTTGTCCAAATAATTGAATTAATTGGCATATTTAGTGCATATGGCATTGCTGACTTGTTCTTTGTCATTTTTAAGGTGTTATGTTGGTTTTGGTCCTGGAGGGACCAGAAGTGGAAGACATTTCTACATAGTTTAGCATTCATTTCTCTAGCCTGATGAGGTTTTGTGATAAGTTTCTAAGGGGAAAGAGTGAATTAAATAATGAAACTTAACTGACATTTGGTGCCTAGGTTGTGTGGTGCAACTTTAGCATAATAGTTAGCTTTGCTGGAAAAAACTTGAGTCCCTGCTACAGAAAATCTATTATGTAAGAGCTCATTTATACATAATTGCTTAGGGTGCTTATAAATTTTCCAtataagagaaatattttataatagaGGTTGATTATAGATTTGACCTCacaaaaatattgcttttatcctttttttggAAAGGCAGTTAATCTATTTTGTAACAAACTTCTGAAATTATAAAATACCTAGAGGACTTCCAGCGGAAAGATGCAAGAGAATATTGTTCATAAAAATAAGTTATGAATTTGTGTTCATGTAGCTTCAGTCCAACTaatgaaaatatctttaatttttttttgccatctttCTATTTTCCCTTGTTTTAACAAATTCCTCTGTATGTAAAAGCCCATCTAGTAACCTAATTTcgtttaaaaaatgtaatttaatttaatacaTTTATACAGTGGGTAACTTGTTATACCAGCTTGCAGTCCTTTCAGTAATACTGTGAGAGATTTATCAGAGAATTCCCTAGGTACGacacataaaaattaattacttagGAATTGGTTCTTGTTCCAGTATATTTTTTCTCAGTACTAATTTCACCAATAATATCTCCATAGTAAACACAATTTATCTATTTCTGTAATAGTTTACTTCAGTTGTACAAGTAAATagccagcagagggagcacaaattaatttattacttgtaggaaaaaaatactaataaaatgGCTAGCACTTATTGTGGAAGGCAAGTAACAAGTAAGTAATGTGCTTATATTCAGTGAGGGACCAGAACAAAGGCAAAACTGTCTGCACATTTGAAACATAAATGTTTTTCAGCTTCTGTGGGTGAACTGTAAATTAGCTCTGATGAATGGAAACCATAAAATCACTTGATTtacaagaaataagaaatattttcacaaatttCCAGTTCTGATAATTAACCATAGATTCCTCCCCGAAGTTTTGTTGTTCCAAGTATTACAGAAGCTTTATGTTCTTGTTGATAGTTGAATCAATAGCCTAATTCATTTAGACAGTAAGAGgatacttttttcctctccgTCTGAGTTCGTTCTGTGGTATCAGGAAGAATAGATCAGGAGCTGTGTTCATTTGGTCACTCGTGAAGTGAGATGGGCTTCTTGCAGTGGTTCAAGAAAAGCGGCTGTAACATTATTCCAGCTTAGGTACCACAAAGCTCATTTGGTTTTATAAGACCTTGGGGAGGTTCTGttcaaaaatgtaattttgctCACGAGCTATAATTTGTATCTGTCAGAGTCCATAGGTCGGAGTAGGATACTGGTCTACAAACAGAAGAGGCAACTCtatttaaagaatgaaaaatcaCTTGTCAGGTCCAGAAATTGCTTAAACAGGCAGTCACACTGAAGCAGATCAGCAGCACAATTTTTATGaccagaaagaggaaaaaactgatgtttaatatcttttaaaaagacTGTTTAATATCTGTATgtttttgctaatttttatgAGAGACTAAGCATtaaaaaggatggaaaaaaagccaaagtaTACAATAAGAAGAATGATGTTTATTTTCAGTCTGTCAATAAGTGTTTTGAGCTGATatctgaagaggaaaatattagACTGAGAAAAAGCATGATCAATTATCATAGATTACTActggggaagagggaggaaataaaatacagatgaaGTAAGAGTAGCAGCCTTTTATGTCCAGTGTGACTTGTATCTTAGCCAAAACATGAATGTCTTGTGACACTTTCATAATAAAGGTGCAATCCAGTTAAGTGATACCAGAAATTCAGATATCTCTGTTCTTTTAGTCAGCTTGAACAGGAGGGGGGTCGTAGGAAAGGACAGGCTGCACAACAGAGCTGAGTATTCAGGAGAGTATATATTGTGTGAAAGAAAATTCAATCAAATGTGCACTCGCAGCCTCCTTCAGAGACTGGAGTTGTATTCTCatacagaaaaagaagtaaGTCTTTGCACTAGTGAGAATTGTGATTGTATGATACTAGAAACAGAATGTGCTGGTTTTAGTCTGGAATGTATTAATAGAGAGAAAACGAAGTAAGGAGCAATTTGCCATAACGTGGCCGTCTGTGATGGCAGCAGTTCATTCTCAGTGGTTTagggagccagggcaggggaaggctcttgcagcagtggggtggggtaagACCTGCTGTGCAGTGGGAATCTCTTCAAGTTTTTACCTCCTTAGATTTCAGGGCCACAGAGAGAATGACTGACATCCCAAGGACATATATTAAACCAGATAGAGACTTTTGTATCAGCTTGAGAGATAAGAACAGTGTTCTGGAAATGAAGCTGTTACTTCATAGAATTATTTCAGAGAATTGTCTAGTCCACTTACTTGGTACACTTGAAAAGAGAATCAGCTGGGCACCTGTAGCATGTAATGGAGACTTAACAGTTTTGTGAAATAGGTGCTATTTTCTCTGTTTGAtagctaataaaaaaaattgcatattttttttttcaggagatgtTTTCCTATCTTTCAAGTGAGCTGAAGAAGCTGGCAGATAACCACAATGAGAGACTGTTAGACACACCACATAATCCCATTTCCTTAGGTAATTGTTGGGGTTTCATCTTCTAAAAAAGTTCTAATATACTGTGCATTCATAATGCACTTTCACATACCATTCCTATATATTAAACATTGTTCACTACACTGTATTAAATTATTCTTAGGCTGATATGAAACCATTGAACCCAATAAGGTCACCTACTATAAAAGTAGAGTAGTAAGTTAGGCCCATTATTTTGCTCCTGTCCAACATATTCATTTATTGTAATCAAGACAGTCAGAAGATGTTAGCATATAGTAATACTTTCTATaaagtgcatttaaaaataaattatagtgTAATTATTTTACTGGTCATCTTAGTGTTGTAAAAGAGATTATGGAATTCCTCCTCAAGTTATTTGTTCTAATCAAAAATTCTGCTGGACACCGAAGTAGTACTACCCACCTGTGCAGAATCTGCATACAGTCTAATCAGAGAATCTGACAGCTTttggaaaagttaaaaattatggcatttctttttttctttgtatctgAACACAAATATTTGGCTAGATCCTTTCTGTTGGAAAGCAATTTGTCCTTTGTGATGATTCTTTGGAGAAAAAGCGGCTTTGTAGTAGTTTTAACCTGACCTTATGTTATTTTAGCCATGTCACTGAAGAATCTAGATGAAAGTAATGATGCTGCTGTTACCCAGCTTGGATCTATGCTCTTCACAAGACAAGTTTCTGGAGCAAGGTAAGGATGCTCTGAATTTGAAAAATTTGTGGGGGTTATATTAGAATATATTTTAGGATATCAGTTATATTGGCATATATTTTATGAAACCCAATAGGATTTGTTTTATACCAGTTGTCTCATGATTACAGAATGCAGTCAGGCAATAATGAGTCAGAGAATAATCACCTTTCTTCACCAGTGTTATCAACTAATGTCTCCCTACCTGAGTTAGCTGTGAGGCTCCCTTTGTTAACTTTGGTAGGCTGAATAGATAATCTATGCCCATTTAATTTAGTGTCATTATTCCCTAGTACCCCTTGGTTTCATTTAGTTTCCAGATGTTGTCTGATCTTATAGTTCAGGTGTAAGCTACTGAGGGAagatatttgttttgtttattgcaACACGAATATGGTTATACTGGTTGTCAGGGGAATAAGCTTTTAATGCCCTACATAGCTTTTTGTCATATGGaagaaaattctgctttctggaactaattgtattttaaaaaaaaatcaaaatcattAGAAATCTACAACCTGAGCCAGTCTGAGGTGAATTTATTCTTAGAGACACTGTTACATGGAAATGCAagccaaataatttttaaacattttagaaGAAGAGAAtgatttaaaatttgttttggcAGCATTCCTTAATCTGAATATTACTGCTGCCGTGCTCACTTCTGCCATAGACTTACTGTCATTTTTTTGTAGCAGAGCTGAATGTTTCCACATCAGAAGGCATGCTTCATTAGCTTGGATTATTCCACTTCCTAAACAGATGAATGACAGTAAATCTATATGTACTGTAGTTAGATGCTCTTTTTAATTTGCCTGTCCTAACCTTGGCTTGTCCTGTAATTGTAGCCATCTTTGGTAAAATTATTCAACAGGTTGAATTTTTGAAGTTAAAACTCTCCAATTCTTTGCCTGATGTAAAGGTTTCAggctttccctttttttatgtAAGTAATTCTTTTGCAGTATACACTGTTTGACCCAGCATTTCAAAAGATTTTAAATGTTGTGCTGGTGCTTGAGTGTCAGTGGTAGGAATAGCAACTCACTACTTCAGTAGGAATTTTTGTAATTGTGTTCAACCTAGAGTATCCCATAAAATGTCCAAGACAGCTTTAACTGAAtcataattttgtttgtttcagggTTGTTCCACGTGGGTCTGTACAAACTGTGAATAACTACACTTTTAAAGGCTTTATGTCACATGCAAATGACTACCCCTGTGCTTACCTCAATGCTGCTTCAGCAATTGGAATTAAAAAGCAAGATGTAGATATATTCCTAAAAAGACTCGACAAGTGTTTGAAGACTTTTAGAAAAGAAGCAAATCAAGAAAAAAGTATAAATGAAATAAGTGATTCTAATGCAACCACAGAACAGCTTGAAAACTAGAAGATACGGATTTAGTAACACAGGAAGATATGCTTTTTTGTCTGAATTATGTCAGGTTTCTATTGGGTTAGAATTGTGCATCTGCAGTGCAGAAATCTATTCTTGATctgaaaataacaataaaaagtTGGGTGAAATTCAGCTTTAAGAAAGTAAGTGATACTCTTCCCGAGACAGAGGGCCAGTCACAATTTTTTGAAGCGTACAAAATGCACTTAACACCTGCCAAAGTAAAGCTTTATGTTCACGAAGCCTTTGATTTTGCCTTTCAGTCTGTGTATGGCTATTTGGACCAGTGTTTACCAAATCACCAAATGTTTATTCACATGTTTTTGTTTAACAGGATTGTCTGTGGCAGTGATTGAATTCCTTCCTAGGTATAGACTATCCAAACAACACATTTCACTGCTCTAAGAGTATCTTGTTTTTCATCAGTGTATGTGtcacttttaatttcttttcaaagattTATGCAAATGTTGGGATAGCCCTCACTAAATACAATGTTCAAACTGCATGGGGAAATGACAGTTGGAATAGTACTGTTTTTCCGGTGTTCTCACCTGTCATGAACTACCTAGAACAAATCAGCCTCCAGTGGCAAAGAAGAACCTAGAATACCTCCTATCCTGTCAGTACTCAGCTCTTGAAAACGTTTGTCAGCAGCCCATAGAAGCTTTAAAGTCAGGGCATGTAGAATGGAGAGGTACAGTCATTGGGGgcttttggctttgtttttttatttttgttcttcccATTTCCTTTGATAGGCTGATCAGATCAAAGACTCACTGAAAAGAAGGAATGCCATGTGATTAATGCAGCAGTTTCAAGAGCCTAGTGAGCCCTAAGAATATTTTGGCATTTTTAGTCTAATGTTGTTGAAATTTATAGACTTCCATTTCTGTAGTGTCTCTTGCCATTGGCACTGTTGCTTCTGTGGCTCTGTGCAGTTGCTGATTTGAATTCATTAAGCAAACAATAGATTCAGAGTCTGTTCCTGAAACAAAGGTTCCATATCACTGGAGTGACAGTGCTGTAGGTTGCAAAACTTGTAGTTATTCTTGAATGCAGTTACTACATTGTATATAGCTTCTATTTACTATTCAAGATGAGCATAACGttcaaagacattttctttgtCTGTCTGTAATGTATTAATGCTCAGGATACCACAATTAATGAGTTCTGAACGTCAGGAAATGTTTTAGTTACTTTGTTTAGTGGGAACTGA contains these protein-coding regions:
- the SEPSECS gene encoding O-phosphoseryl-tRNA(Sec) selenium transferase isoform X2, which produces MDSNNFLGNCGVGEREGRVVSGLVARRHYRLIHGIGRSGDISAVQPKAAGSSLLNKLTNSVVLDIIKLAGVRTVASCFVVPMATGMSLTLCFLTLRHKRPKAKYIIWPRIDQKSCFKSMITAGFEPVVIENALEGDELRTDLEAVEAKIKALGAENILCVHSTTSCFAPRVPDRLEELAVICANYGIPHIVNNAYGVQSSKCMHLIQQGARVGRIDAFVQSLDKNFMVPVGGAIIAGFNESFIQEISKMYPGRASASPSLDVLITLLSLGTSGYKKLLKERKEMFSYLSSELKKLADNHNERLLDTPHNPISLAMSLKNLDESNDAAVTQLGSMLFTRQVSGARVVPRGSVQTVNNYTFKGFMSHANDYPCAYLNAASAIGIKKQDVDIFLKRLDKCLKTFRKEANQEKSINEISDSNATTEQLEN
- the SEPSECS gene encoding O-phosphoseryl-tRNA(Sec) selenium transferase isoform X1 is translated as MNAENQGCSERLVTAAYVRQGAQGRRAHELRLRALLEQGKCPEDGWDESTIELFLHELAIMDSNNFLGNCGVGEREGRVVSGLVARRHYRLIHGIGRSGDISAVQPKAAGSSLLNKLTNSVVLDIIKLAGVRTVASCFVVPMATGMSLTLCFLTLRHKRPKAKYIIWPRIDQKSCFKSMITAGFEPVVIENALEGDELRTDLEAVEAKIKALGAENILCVHSTTSCFAPRVPDRLEELAVICANYGIPHIVNNAYGVQSSKCMHLIQQGARVGRIDAFVQSLDKNFMVPVGGAIIAGFNESFIQEISKMYPGRASASPSLDVLITLLSLGTSGYKKLLKERKEMFSYLSSELKKLADNHNERLLDTPHNPISLAMSLKNLDESNDAAVTQLGSMLFTRQVSGARVVPRGSVQTVNNYTFKGFMSHANDYPCAYLNAASAIGIKKQDVDIFLKRLDKCLKTFRKEANQEKSINEISDSNATTEQLEN